DNA from bacterium:
GGCTGGCCGCCGTCGGCGTCCTGGCCGCGCGCGGGATGCGCGTGGCGGCGATCGCCCGCGACCGGAAGCGGCTCGACGACGCGCTCGGCACCCTCGACGCCCGGCATCGCGGCCGGACCGCCGGCGTGACGGCGGACGTCCGGCGGGAATCCGACGTCGCGGCGGCCGTCGCGGAGATCGCGGCCCGATTCGGCCGCATCGACGTGCTGGTCAACTGCGCCGGCGGCAGCATGCGGGCCCGCCGCCGGCTCGTGGACACGACGTCCGAGGAGTGGCAACGGCTCATCGACACCAATTTGACCGGCACGTATCTGATGTGCCGCGCCGTGTTGCCGCATCTCCAGGCCGCCGGCGGCGGCTACATCCTCAACGTCCTGTCCACCGCGGCGTTCAGGGCCGGCGAAGGCGGGAGCCTGTACGCGGCGTCGAAGTTCGGGGCGCGGGCCCTGACCGAAGCCCTGATCGCCGAGTACCGGCACTCCGAGATCCGCATCACCTCGGTGAGCCCCGGCCCGGTCGACACCGCCATCTGGGATCGCAAGCTCACGCCACCGCCACCGGA
Protein-coding regions in this window:
- a CDS encoding SDR family oxidoreductase, with product MTDRGETGAMPAAAQVAVVTGGSSGIGLAAVGVLAARGMRVAAIARDRKRLDDALGTLDARHRGRTAGVTADVRRESDVAAAVAEIAARFGRIDVLVNCAGGSMRARRRLVDTTSEEWQRLIDTNLTGTYLMCRAVLPHLQAAGGGYILNVLSTAAFRAGEGGSLYAASKFGARALTEALIAEYRHSEIRITSVSPGPVDTAIWDRKLTPPPPEERARMLRPSDIADIFAWLLDRPSRVHIPDITVVPWPGAAESQGRPAR